One region of Sus scrofa isolate TJ Tabasco breed Duroc unplaced genomic scaffold, Sscrofa11.1 Contig1776, whole genome shotgun sequence genomic DNA includes:
- the LOC100154925 gene encoding putative olfactory receptor 2B3 produces MNRANESSSKEFILLGFSDKPWLQTPLLVLLLASYATTIFGNVSIMMVCILDPKLHTPMYFFLTNLSILDLCYTTSTVPHMLKNICQNKKTISYGGCVAQLIIFLALGATECLLLAVMSFDRYVAICRPLRYVVIMNPWFCFKMTAFSWLTGFSNSVLQSSLTLNMPRCGHQEVDHFFCEVPALLKLSCADTKPIVSELFFFSVLILLIPVTLILISYGFIAQAVLRIRSAEGRRKAFGTCGSHMVVVSLFFGTSIYMYLQPPSSTSKDWGKMVSLFYGIFTPMLNPLIYSLRNKDMKEAFKRLELLTFSIRNKCSIVTTIF; encoded by the coding sequence ATGAATCGGGCAAACGAGAGCTCCTCAAAAGAGTTCATACTACTTGGCTTCTCAGACAAGCCCTGGCTACAAACGCCCCTTTTGGTGCTCCTATTAGCATCATACGCAACCACCATCTTTGGCAATGTGTCCATCATGATGGTGTGCATTCTGGATCCCAAGCTTCACActcccatgtatttctttctcacaAACCTCTCCATATTAGATCTCTGTTACACCACGAGCACCGTCCCTCATATGTTGAAAAACATTTGTCAGAACAAAAAGACCATCAGTTATGGTGGCTGTGTGGCCCAGCTCATCATCTTCCTGGCTCTGGGTGCTACGGAGTGTCTCCTCCTGGCTGTTatgtcctttgacagatatgTGGCCATTTGCAGACCCCTCCGCTACGTAGTCATCATGAACCCCTGGTTCTGCTTCAAGATGACAGCCTTCTCCTGGCTCACTGGCTTCAGCAACTCAGTGTTGCAGTCCTCCTTGACCCTTAACATGCCTCGCTGTGGTCATCAGGAAGTGGACCACTTTTTCTGTGAGGTTCCTGCCCTTCTCAAGTTGTCATGTGCTGACACAAAGCCTATTGTCTCCGAGctctttttcttcagtgtgttaattCTGCTAATTCCAGTGACATTGATCCTCATCTCCTATGGCTTCATAGCTCAAGCAGTATTGAGAATCAGGTCAGCCGAAGGACGGCGAAAAGCTTTTGGAACGTGTGGGTCTCACATGGttgtggtctctctcttttttggaacAAGCATATACATGTATCTACAACCACCTTCGTCCACTTCTAAGGACTGGGGAAAGATGGTTTCCCTTTTCTATGGGATATTCACACCCATGTTGAACCCTCTCATCTATAGCCTTAGAAATAAAGATATGAAAGAGGCCTTCAAGAGGCTggaattattaacattttctataAGAAATAAGTGTTCCATTGTGACAACAATCTTCTGA